A stretch of the Elephas maximus indicus isolate mEleMax1 chromosome 3, mEleMax1 primary haplotype, whole genome shotgun sequence genome encodes the following:
- the LOC126074002 gene encoding persephin-like, producing the protein MAPGGGLFHCLLLLWLLLGLSWGPAPLGSPVAESGEFWTEHVAGTGGTQRPWLGTGHTLARLRRATASPCRLWSLTLPVAELGLGYASEERVVFRYCAGSCPHGARTQHGLTLAWLRGQGRAHSGPCCRPTRYADVAFLDDSHRWQRLVQLSAAACGCD; encoded by the exons ATGGCCCCAGGAGGAGGCCTGTTCCACTGTCTCCTGCTCCTGTGGCTGCTACTGGGCCTCAGCTGGGGCCCCGCTCCTCTGGGGTCCCCGGTGGCGGAGTCTGGTGAGTTCTGGACTGAGCATGTAGCAGGGACCGGAGGGACCCAGAGGCCGTGGCTGG GCACCGGCCACACCCTCGCCCGCCTGCGCCGAGCCACGGCCAGCCCGTGCCGGCTGTGGAGCCTGACCCTGCCGGTGGCCGAGCTGGGCCTGGGCTACGCCTCGGAGGAGAGGGTGGTCTTCCGCTACTGCGCCGGCAGCTGCCCCCACGGCGCCCGCACCCAGCACGGCCTGACGCTGGCCTGGCTGCGGGGCCAGGGTCGCGCCCACAGTGGGCCTTGCTGCCGGCCCACCCGCTACGCCGATGTGGCCTTCCTCGACGACAGCCACCGCTGGCAGCGGCTGGTCCAGCTCTCGGCAGCCGCCTGCGGCTGCGACTGA
- the LOC126071972 gene encoding general transcription factor IIF subunit 1-like isoform X2, with translation MAALGSSSQNVTEYIVRVPKNTAKRYNIMAFNAADKVNFATWNQARLERDLSNKKIYQEEEMPESGAGSEFNRKLREEARRKKYGIVLKEFRLEDQPWLLRVNGKAGRKFKGVKKGGVTENTSYYIFTQCPDGAFEAFPVHNWYNFMPLARHRTLTAEEAEEEWERRNKVLNHFSIMQQRRLKDQDQDDDEEEKEKRGRKKASELRIHDLEDDLEMSSDDSEASGEEGGRAPKAKKKAPLGKAGRRRKKKGSDNEALEDSDDGDFEGQEVDYMSDGSSSQDEMEGKPKVTKQEEGPKGVDEQSESSAESEEEKPPEEDKEEEEERKAPTPQEKKRRKDSSDESDSSEESDIDGEASSALFMAKKKTPPKRERKPSGGSSRGNSRPGTPSTEGSNTSSTLWAAASKLEQGKRTSDMPTAKRLRMDAGPQGLSGKSTPQPQSGKSTPSSGDVQVTEDAVRRYLTRKPMTTKDLLKKFQTKKTGLSSEQTVNVLAQILKRLNPERKMVNDKMHFSLKE, from the exons ATGGCGGCCCTA GGCTCCAGCAGCCAGAATGTCACCGAGTATATTGTCCGAGTTCCCAA AAACACGGCGAAGAGGTACAACATCATGGCCTTCAATGCAGCTGATAAAGTCAACTTTGCTACTTGGAATCAG GCGCGGCTGGAGCGGGACCTGAGCAACAAGAAGATTTACCAGGAGGAGGAGATGCCCGAGTCGGGCGCGGGCAGCGAGTTCAACCGCAAGCTCCGGGAGGAGGCGCGCAGGAAGAAGTACGGCATCGTCCTCAAGGAGTTCCGCCTGGAGGACCAGCCCTGGCTGCTCCGCGTCAACGGCAAGGCGGGCCGGAA GTTCAAGGGCGTGAAGAAGGGGGGCGTGACAGAGAACACGTCTTACTACATCTTCACCCAGTGCCCCGACGGCGCCTTCGAGGCCTTCCCGGTGCACAACTGGTACAACTTCATGCCGCTGGCCCGGCACCGCACGCTGACCGCcgaggaggcagaggaggagtgGGAGAG GAGGAACAAGGTCCTGAACCACTTCAGCATCATGCAGCAACGTCGGCTCAAGGACCAGGACCAGGATGACgatgaggaggagaaggagaagcgGGGCCGCAAGAAGGCCAGCGAGCTGCGCATCCACGACCTGGAGGACGACTTGGAGATGTCGTCAGACGACAGCGAGGCCAGCGGCGAGGAGG GCGGCAGAGCCCCCAAGGCCAAGAAGAAGGCGCCGCTGGGCAAGgcgggcaggaggaggaagaagaagggcTCGGACAACGAGGCCTTGGAAGACAGCGACGACGGGGACTTCGAGGGCCAAGAGGTGGACTACATGTCCGACGGCTCCAG CTCCCAGGACGAGATGGAGGGCAAGCCCAAAGTGACCAAGCAGGAAGAGGGCCCAAAGG GTGTGGACGAGCAGAGCGAGAGCAGCGCAGAGAGCGAGGAGGAAAAGCCACCCGAGGAggacaaggaggaggaggaggagaggaaggccccAACCCCCCAGGAGAAGAAGCGCAGGAAAG ACAGCAGTGACGAGTCGGACAGCTCAGAGGAGAGCGACATTGATGGCGAGGCCTCCTCGGCTCTCTTCATGGCG AAAAAGAAGACACCCCCCAAGAGGGAGCGGAAGCCATCGGGAGGCAGCTCGCGGGGGAACAGCCGCCCCGGCACACCCAGCACAGAGGGCAGCAACACCTCGTCCACCCTGTGGGCAGCCGCCAGTAAGCTGGAGCAAG GCAAGCGGACGAGCGACATGCCCACAGCCAAGCGGCTCCGGATGGATGCCGGGCCCCAGGGCCTGTCCGGGAAGTCCACCCCCCAGCCCCAGTCCGGGAAGTCGACACCCAGCAGCGG CGACGTGCAGGTGACCGAGGACGCCGTGCGCCGCTACCTGACGCGCAAACCCATGACCACCAAGGACCTGCTGAAGAAGTTCCAGACCAAGAAGACGGGGCTGAGCAGCGAGCAGACGGTGAACGTGCTGGCCCAGATCCTCAAGCGTCTCAACCCCGAGCGCAAGATGGTCAACGACAAGATGCACTTCTCCCTCAAGGAGTGA
- the LOC126071972 gene encoding general transcription factor IIF subunit 1-like isoform X1 has translation MAALGSSSQNVTEYIVRVPKNTAKRYNIMAFNAADKVNFATWNQARLERDLSNKKIYQEEEMPESGAGSEFNRKLREEARRKKYGIVLKEFRLEDQPWLLRVNGKAGRKFKGVKKGGVTENTSYYIFTQCPDGAFEAFPVHNWYNFMPLARHRTLTAEEAEEEWERRNKVLNHFSIMQQRRLKDQDQDDDEEEKEKRGRKKASELRIHDLEDDLEMSSDDSEASGEEGGRAPKAKKKAPLGKAGRRRKKKGSDNEALEDSDDGDFEGQEVDYMSDGSSSSQDEMEGKPKVTKQEEGPKGVDEQSESSAESEEEKPPEEDKEEEEERKAPTPQEKKRRKDSSDESDSSEESDIDGEASSALFMAKKKTPPKRERKPSGGSSRGNSRPGTPSTEGSNTSSTLWAAASKLEQGKRTSDMPTAKRLRMDAGPQGLSGKSTPQPQSGKSTPSSGDVQVTEDAVRRYLTRKPMTTKDLLKKFQTKKTGLSSEQTVNVLAQILKRLNPERKMVNDKMHFSLKE, from the exons ATGGCGGCCCTA GGCTCCAGCAGCCAGAATGTCACCGAGTATATTGTCCGAGTTCCCAA AAACACGGCGAAGAGGTACAACATCATGGCCTTCAATGCAGCTGATAAAGTCAACTTTGCTACTTGGAATCAG GCGCGGCTGGAGCGGGACCTGAGCAACAAGAAGATTTACCAGGAGGAGGAGATGCCCGAGTCGGGCGCGGGCAGCGAGTTCAACCGCAAGCTCCGGGAGGAGGCGCGCAGGAAGAAGTACGGCATCGTCCTCAAGGAGTTCCGCCTGGAGGACCAGCCCTGGCTGCTCCGCGTCAACGGCAAGGCGGGCCGGAA GTTCAAGGGCGTGAAGAAGGGGGGCGTGACAGAGAACACGTCTTACTACATCTTCACCCAGTGCCCCGACGGCGCCTTCGAGGCCTTCCCGGTGCACAACTGGTACAACTTCATGCCGCTGGCCCGGCACCGCACGCTGACCGCcgaggaggcagaggaggagtgGGAGAG GAGGAACAAGGTCCTGAACCACTTCAGCATCATGCAGCAACGTCGGCTCAAGGACCAGGACCAGGATGACgatgaggaggagaaggagaagcgGGGCCGCAAGAAGGCCAGCGAGCTGCGCATCCACGACCTGGAGGACGACTTGGAGATGTCGTCAGACGACAGCGAGGCCAGCGGCGAGGAGG GCGGCAGAGCCCCCAAGGCCAAGAAGAAGGCGCCGCTGGGCAAGgcgggcaggaggaggaagaagaagggcTCGGACAACGAGGCCTTGGAAGACAGCGACGACGGGGACTTCGAGGGCCAAGAGGTGGACTACATGTCCGACGGCTCCAG CAGCTCCCAGGACGAGATGGAGGGCAAGCCCAAAGTGACCAAGCAGGAAGAGGGCCCAAAGG GTGTGGACGAGCAGAGCGAGAGCAGCGCAGAGAGCGAGGAGGAAAAGCCACCCGAGGAggacaaggaggaggaggaggagaggaaggccccAACCCCCCAGGAGAAGAAGCGCAGGAAAG ACAGCAGTGACGAGTCGGACAGCTCAGAGGAGAGCGACATTGATGGCGAGGCCTCCTCGGCTCTCTTCATGGCG AAAAAGAAGACACCCCCCAAGAGGGAGCGGAAGCCATCGGGAGGCAGCTCGCGGGGGAACAGCCGCCCCGGCACACCCAGCACAGAGGGCAGCAACACCTCGTCCACCCTGTGGGCAGCCGCCAGTAAGCTGGAGCAAG GCAAGCGGACGAGCGACATGCCCACAGCCAAGCGGCTCCGGATGGATGCCGGGCCCCAGGGCCTGTCCGGGAAGTCCACCCCCCAGCCCCAGTCCGGGAAGTCGACACCCAGCAGCGG CGACGTGCAGGTGACCGAGGACGCCGTGCGCCGCTACCTGACGCGCAAACCCATGACCACCAAGGACCTGCTGAAGAAGTTCCAGACCAAGAAGACGGGGCTGAGCAGCGAGCAGACGGTGAACGTGCTGGCCCAGATCCTCAAGCGTCTCAACCCCGAGCGCAAGATGGTCAACGACAAGATGCACTTCTCCCTCAAGGAGTGA
- the LOC126071972 gene encoding general transcription factor IIF subunit 1-like isoform X3 gives MAALGSSSQNVTEYIVRVPKNTAKRYNIMAFNAADKVNFATWNQARLERDLSNKKIYQEEEMPESGAGSEFNRKLREEARRKKYGIVLKEFRLEDQPWLLRVNGKAGRKFKGVKKGGVTENTSYYIFTQCPDGAFEAFPVHNWYNFMPLARHRTLTAEEAEEEWERRNKVLNHFSIMQQRRLKDQDQDDDEEEKEKRGRKKASELRIHDLEDDLEMSSDDSEASGEEGGRAPKAKKKAPLGKAGRRRKKKGSDNEALEDSDDGDFEGQEVDYMSDGSSSSQDEMEGKPKVTKQEEGPKGVDEQSESSAESEEEKPPEEDKEEEEERKAPTPQEKKRRKDSSDESDSSEESDIDGEASSALFMAKKKTPPKRERKPSGGSSRGNSRPGTPSTEGSNTSSTLWAAASKRTSDMPTAKRLRMDAGPQGLSGKSTPQPQSGKSTPSSGDVQVTEDAVRRYLTRKPMTTKDLLKKFQTKKTGLSSEQTVNVLAQILKRLNPERKMVNDKMHFSLKE, from the exons ATGGCGGCCCTA GGCTCCAGCAGCCAGAATGTCACCGAGTATATTGTCCGAGTTCCCAA AAACACGGCGAAGAGGTACAACATCATGGCCTTCAATGCAGCTGATAAAGTCAACTTTGCTACTTGGAATCAG GCGCGGCTGGAGCGGGACCTGAGCAACAAGAAGATTTACCAGGAGGAGGAGATGCCCGAGTCGGGCGCGGGCAGCGAGTTCAACCGCAAGCTCCGGGAGGAGGCGCGCAGGAAGAAGTACGGCATCGTCCTCAAGGAGTTCCGCCTGGAGGACCAGCCCTGGCTGCTCCGCGTCAACGGCAAGGCGGGCCGGAA GTTCAAGGGCGTGAAGAAGGGGGGCGTGACAGAGAACACGTCTTACTACATCTTCACCCAGTGCCCCGACGGCGCCTTCGAGGCCTTCCCGGTGCACAACTGGTACAACTTCATGCCGCTGGCCCGGCACCGCACGCTGACCGCcgaggaggcagaggaggagtgGGAGAG GAGGAACAAGGTCCTGAACCACTTCAGCATCATGCAGCAACGTCGGCTCAAGGACCAGGACCAGGATGACgatgaggaggagaaggagaagcgGGGCCGCAAGAAGGCCAGCGAGCTGCGCATCCACGACCTGGAGGACGACTTGGAGATGTCGTCAGACGACAGCGAGGCCAGCGGCGAGGAGG GCGGCAGAGCCCCCAAGGCCAAGAAGAAGGCGCCGCTGGGCAAGgcgggcaggaggaggaagaagaagggcTCGGACAACGAGGCCTTGGAAGACAGCGACGACGGGGACTTCGAGGGCCAAGAGGTGGACTACATGTCCGACGGCTCCAG CAGCTCCCAGGACGAGATGGAGGGCAAGCCCAAAGTGACCAAGCAGGAAGAGGGCCCAAAGG GTGTGGACGAGCAGAGCGAGAGCAGCGCAGAGAGCGAGGAGGAAAAGCCACCCGAGGAggacaaggaggaggaggaggagaggaaggccccAACCCCCCAGGAGAAGAAGCGCAGGAAAG ACAGCAGTGACGAGTCGGACAGCTCAGAGGAGAGCGACATTGATGGCGAGGCCTCCTCGGCTCTCTTCATGGCG AAAAAGAAGACACCCCCCAAGAGGGAGCGGAAGCCATCGGGAGGCAGCTCGCGGGGGAACAGCCGCCCCGGCACACCCAGCACAGAGGGCAGCAACACCTCGTCCACCCTGTGGGCAGCCGCCA GCAAGCGGACGAGCGACATGCCCACAGCCAAGCGGCTCCGGATGGATGCCGGGCCCCAGGGCCTGTCCGGGAAGTCCACCCCCCAGCCCCAGTCCGGGAAGTCGACACCCAGCAGCGG CGACGTGCAGGTGACCGAGGACGCCGTGCGCCGCTACCTGACGCGCAAACCCATGACCACCAAGGACCTGCTGAAGAAGTTCCAGACCAAGAAGACGGGGCTGAGCAGCGAGCAGACGGTGAACGTGCTGGCCCAGATCCTCAAGCGTCTCAACCCCGAGCGCAAGATGGTCAACGACAAGATGCACTTCTCCCTCAAGGAGTGA